A single window of Nicotiana tomentosiformis chromosome 1, ASM39032v3, whole genome shotgun sequence DNA harbors:
- the LOC138904689 gene encoding uncharacterized protein has translation MTWDQFTHLFLDKYIPPSQREELRCQFERLEQGQISVIDYEARFSELSRHALMILPTEAEQVRRFVAGLNSGIQATMAREIKMRTSYQLVVEIARRIEGYRQRGRKQMQRDKRSHFSGEFRGAPAGGRGHFGRGST, from the coding sequence atgacttgggaccagttcacccACCTATTTTTGGACAAGTATAtcccaccctcccagagggaagagttgcggtgtcAGTTCGAGCGGCTCGAACAAGGTCAGATCTCAGTGATCGATTATGAGGctagattctctgagttgtctcgccatgcacttatgatacttcctactgaggcagagcaagtgcggaggtttgttgcagggTTGAACTCAGGTATTCAAGCTACTATGGCCCGGGAGATTAAGATGAGGACTTCTTATCAGttggtagtggagattgctcggaggattgagggttaccgtCAGAGGGGTAGAAAGCAGATGCAGCGGGACAAGAGGTCCCAtttttctggagagttcagaggtgccccagctgggggcagaggtcatttTGGGAGGGGGTCAACCTAG